A genomic stretch from Telmatocola sphagniphila includes:
- a CDS encoding HEAT repeat domain-containing protein translates to MKIIAEGELSVAVLERNNDTLRVAYSMPNSEIVLLLGEQLLLESAKKISTDFAKPVIADLDLQGQIHSLLFPQYYDELSRNSFRTIIASFQVSLPKDEQDPEAWEVWEDVPAGRCRAVYQSNFSIHPERIALIKSREEIEPPKFHRTTGEETMGMTFVPAGSLQIIFDSQLGLVRSIEGTESTEVLVSDTTLSTSESSIRYEFLRNEHASAEQLSLLIKQSSKIAESVNPETLTNHFAPADIKKLQIKQLGDSTFESLVADLVREESNQQEKKDQTPLYLKIKAFMVVHPESSERWGDLARRATPGSLTLKLIPTALVSVGDDESQLALLNLLKARSPEPLVAQSLLVTISQIKAPTLALEEAVRDLARNSPIPGLAPLAQLCLGSIARNLSKTAAPRAAQIVAWAVEEIQKADSEEKTQHWLMILGNAGLSESVPIISSYLNDKSNILRRTAISALRFIHSKETEEILLHTLTTDSDSDIREEVVVTFRFRFLTSQAYETLQNVLQTDESTKVRLATLNLLWPMRERFPQLMRVVEKAAEAQTNSEVRDAALRLLSGELSSR, encoded by the coding sequence ATGAAAATTATTGCGGAAGGGGAACTGTCGGTCGCCGTCTTGGAGAGAAATAACGACACGCTGCGAGTTGCCTACTCCATGCCCAACTCGGAGATTGTGCTTCTTTTGGGCGAGCAGTTGCTTTTAGAGAGTGCCAAGAAAATATCAACCGACTTTGCCAAGCCTGTGATTGCGGATCTCGATCTCCAGGGGCAGATTCACTCACTGCTGTTTCCTCAATATTATGACGAACTATCCCGGAATTCGTTTCGGACGATCATAGCGTCCTTTCAAGTTAGCTTACCTAAGGACGAACAGGATCCGGAGGCCTGGGAAGTTTGGGAGGACGTACCCGCAGGTCGTTGTCGAGCCGTCTATCAGTCGAATTTCAGTATTCACCCCGAGCGAATTGCACTCATTAAAAGCCGAGAAGAAATTGAGCCTCCTAAGTTCCATCGAACAACTGGTGAAGAGACTATGGGAATGACCTTCGTTCCAGCCGGCAGCTTGCAAATTATATTCGATTCCCAGCTCGGTCTAGTGCGCTCCATCGAAGGAACCGAAAGTACAGAAGTTTTAGTTAGCGACACCACTCTTTCTACAAGTGAATCGAGCATTCGATATGAATTTCTGAGAAACGAACATGCATCTGCAGAACAGCTGAGCCTTCTCATCAAGCAGAGTTCAAAAATAGCTGAGAGCGTCAATCCGGAAACCCTCACGAATCATTTTGCTCCCGCCGACATTAAGAAACTGCAAATTAAGCAGCTCGGCGATTCCACCTTCGAAAGTCTCGTCGCGGATTTAGTTCGTGAAGAGAGTAACCAACAGGAGAAAAAAGATCAGACTCCTCTCTATTTGAAAATTAAGGCCTTTATGGTCGTTCATCCGGAATCGAGCGAGCGCTGGGGAGATTTGGCAAGGCGGGCAACACCCGGCAGTCTGACCCTGAAGCTCATCCCAACCGCTTTGGTGAGTGTCGGCGATGATGAGAGTCAACTGGCCCTACTCAATCTGCTGAAAGCGCGTTCCCCGGAACCTCTCGTGGCACAATCTTTATTGGTTACGATCTCCCAGATTAAGGCCCCGACTCTAGCCCTAGAAGAAGCCGTGCGCGATCTGGCCAGGAACTCGCCGATACCTGGGCTCGCGCCGCTGGCCCAGCTTTGCCTAGGTTCGATTGCCCGCAACTTATCCAAAACGGCAGCTCCCCGCGCTGCTCAGATCGTCGCCTGGGCGGTCGAAGAAATTCAAAAAGCGGATAGCGAGGAAAAGACGCAGCACTGGCTAATGATACTCGGCAATGCCGGACTGAGTGAAAGCGTACCGATTATCAGTAGTTATCTTAACGATAAAAGTAATATCCTCCGGCGCACGGCCATATCCGCATTACGCTTCATTCATTCGAAGGAGACCGAAGAAATTCTTCTGCACACTCTCACTACTGATTCGGATTCCGATATCCGCGAAGAAGTGGTTGTCACTTTCCGGTTTCGTTTTCTAACTTCGCAAGCCTATGAGACCCTTCAAAATGTATTGCAAACGGATGAATCCACTAAAGTTCGATTGGCGACTTTGAATCTGCTCTGGCCGATGCGCGAACGCTTTCCTCAATTGATGAGGGTGGTAGAAAAAGCTGCGGAAGCTCAAACGAATTCTGAGGTTCGAGACGCCGCCCTCCGGCTGTTGTCTGGTGAACTATCGTCGAGATAA
- a CDS encoding alpha-L-arabinofuranosidase C-terminal domain-containing protein, with the protein MMHLPRTFSTRLLLSIFLIFTPALHSSDTPAKATFRNALFEEGITGWQVTTYGAQAEVTVDPAITHEGKKSVRISSTMESDTALGQEMTLDPAKMYQITGWVRTNNLDPHAASVSATIQVQKSEGKGSIVSGVNRRGTTEWTRVALAFGPPPDGKIRLVLFFVGFGKGTGTVWFSDLKLEEIDPRKFPLKITHQPLFKESIDPFQYGQFVEYLCDLIPSMWAEKIHDGSFEGLTPYKVRFLGAKDSLEQPWYPSGATNRANFTLDKTNPVSGLVSQKIAVTGSSPCTVGVSQDGLALDANEPCLLTCYLRQMGISGPVHIRLKGTSEELAACEFTAGQKWQKFSARLTPRQKETSGRIEISFRGPGTLWIDNVSLMPVKTVGGWRSDVVEAVKELRPGIIRFGGSALDDANLGEFDWRDTLGNPDHRKPFRAWGGLQPTGPGLEEIVQFCRSVNAEPLICVRVTKKGVQDAADQVEYFNGDGNTPMGRLRASNGHPEPYRIMYWQIGNERSGSDYENRLPEFCKAMKAVDPSICLLSSYPSAGVLEKAGKWLDFVCPHQYSIGDIASTEAELLRVRELIQKHARKRSIKVGVTEWNTTAGDFGPRRGMLWTLENALLCSRYQNLLHRNADLVTIANRSNLINSFCSGIIQTDSYRIYKTPTYYAQKLYATYAGEIALKIESNLPVNLVPDLSATLSKDGTTLTLFAVNNSLQEEIRPLDLSAFGDSLPPADVFTLSDTRKAGEPDVTNDFDSPNRVAVTESHWKATSSRFDYTFPPLSLTVLRWKVK; encoded by the coding sequence ATGATGCATCTACCGCGAACATTTTCTACCCGTTTGCTCCTGAGCATTTTCTTGATCTTTACACCCGCACTCCATAGCTCGGACACTCCCGCGAAAGCGACGTTTCGAAATGCGCTGTTTGAGGAAGGAATAACTGGTTGGCAGGTGACGACTTATGGAGCCCAGGCGGAAGTGACCGTCGACCCTGCGATCACCCACGAAGGGAAGAAGTCCGTCCGAATTTCCTCCACGATGGAATCCGACACGGCTCTAGGCCAGGAGATGACGCTCGATCCTGCGAAAATGTATCAAATCACCGGATGGGTCCGCACAAACAATCTCGATCCGCACGCGGCGTCAGTTAGCGCAACCATCCAGGTCCAGAAGTCGGAAGGGAAGGGAAGTATCGTCAGTGGTGTCAATCGTCGGGGCACCACCGAGTGGACTCGGGTTGCACTTGCGTTCGGGCCGCCTCCCGACGGTAAAATCCGGCTTGTCCTTTTTTTTGTGGGATTTGGAAAAGGGACAGGCACAGTCTGGTTCAGCGATCTGAAACTGGAAGAAATCGATCCGAGAAAATTTCCTCTGAAGATCACCCATCAACCGCTATTCAAAGAATCGATAGATCCGTTTCAGTACGGTCAATTCGTCGAATATCTCTGCGATCTCATCCCGAGCATGTGGGCCGAAAAAATTCACGATGGCAGCTTCGAAGGGTTAACCCCTTATAAGGTTCGTTTCCTTGGGGCAAAAGATTCGCTCGAACAGCCCTGGTACCCGAGTGGGGCCACCAATCGAGCCAATTTTACGCTCGACAAAACGAATCCGGTTAGCGGTCTGGTTTCCCAGAAAATCGCCGTCACCGGATCTTCGCCCTGCACGGTGGGCGTGAGTCAAGATGGGTTGGCCCTCGATGCCAACGAACCTTGCCTTTTGACCTGTTATCTACGCCAGATGGGAATCTCCGGCCCGGTTCATATTCGGTTGAAAGGGACTTCGGAAGAACTGGCGGCCTGCGAATTCACCGCGGGACAGAAATGGCAAAAATTTTCAGCTCGACTGACCCCTCGTCAGAAAGAGACCTCCGGACGTATTGAGATTTCGTTTCGGGGACCGGGCACACTCTGGATCGACAATGTTTCCCTGATGCCGGTCAAAACGGTCGGTGGTTGGCGGTCCGATGTCGTCGAAGCAGTGAAGGAACTCCGGCCAGGGATTATCCGTTTTGGCGGCAGCGCCCTGGATGATGCCAACCTAGGGGAATTCGATTGGCGCGATACGCTCGGCAATCCCGATCATCGCAAGCCTTTTCGAGCCTGGGGCGGGCTTCAACCGACCGGCCCAGGCTTGGAAGAGATCGTGCAATTTTGCCGCTCTGTCAATGCGGAGCCGTTGATTTGCGTTCGAGTGACCAAGAAAGGAGTTCAGGATGCAGCCGATCAGGTGGAATATTTCAATGGCGATGGGAACACGCCGATGGGCCGGCTCCGCGCCTCGAATGGCCACCCGGAACCTTACCGGATCATGTACTGGCAAATCGGTAACGAGCGGTCCGGCTCGGACTACGAAAATCGACTACCCGAGTTCTGTAAAGCCATGAAGGCGGTGGATCCCAGTATTTGCCTTTTATCGAGTTATCCGTCTGCAGGAGTGTTGGAAAAAGCGGGCAAGTGGCTCGATTTCGTTTGTCCGCATCAGTACTCGATCGGCGACATCGCCAGTACGGAGGCCGAGCTGCTACGTGTGCGGGAATTGATCCAGAAGCATGCCCGAAAGCGATCGATTAAAGTCGGCGTAACGGAATGGAATACGACCGCCGGGGATTTCGGACCTCGGCGTGGTATGCTCTGGACCTTGGAAAATGCACTGCTGTGCTCGCGATATCAAAACCTGTTGCACCGGAATGCCGATCTGGTAACCATTGCCAACCGATCCAACCTCATTAATAGTTTCTGTTCCGGAATTATTCAAACCGATTCGTATCGAATATATAAAACACCGACCTATTACGCCCAAAAACTTTATGCCACTTACGCCGGAGAGATTGCTCTGAAAATCGAATCGAATCTCCCGGTGAATTTAGTTCCCGATCTCAGCGCTACTCTCTCGAAAGATGGGACCACCCTTACTCTGTTTGCCGTCAACAATTCGTTGCAGGAAGAGATCCGACCGCTCGATCTGTCAGCTTTTGGGGATTCGCTTCCTCCAGCCGATGTCTTCACATTGTCGGATACTCGGAAGGCCGGAGAACCGGATGTCACCAATGATTTTGATTCTCCTAATCGGGTAGCCGTGACCGAAAGTCACTGGAAAGCGACTTCAAGTCGATTCGATTATACTTTTCCGCCCCTTTCTCTGACAGTGTTGCGTTGGAAGGTAAAATGA